The genomic interval CCATGACGGTGACGGGCATTCCGGCCGACCTGCCGGACGTCGGTGTCGGGCAGGCCGTTCGCGAAATGCTTTCCGAATTCCGCGAAAGCGAACGTTTGTCGCCCGACGACCGGATTCGGCGCACGGCGGCCGTGATGGCGCGCTGCGGAGCCATGACCTCCCGCGATGCGATGGACGCCGATGCGGCTCGGGAGCTTTTGCGCGAATGGCTCCGTTGCGAAGGATTCAACTATACGCCCGACGGCCGGCCGGTGATGACGGTGCTGACCGTCGAAGAATTGGCTAAACGACTAAAATAGACCGAGACGATGAGATTTCAAGCTGCCTATTCGACCCCTCCGGTGGTCAAGAACCTGATTATCCTCAATGCCCTGTTCTTTTTGGCCGAGATGGTGCTGCCTGCCGGGGCGGGCGACTGGATGATCCGTCATCTGGGGCTGTTCTACTGGGGGAGCGGCAATTTCCAGCCGCTGCAGCTCGTGACGCACATGTTCATGCATGCGAGTCTGACACACTTGTTTTTCAATATGTTCGCGCTGTGGATGTTCGGCCGCACGCTCGAGTACGAGCTGGGCAGCAAGCGCTTCCTGCTCTATTACATGGTGACTGGCGTCGGGGCGGGTCTGTTGCAGCTCGGCGTGACATGGATCGAGGTCAGCTCGCTTGCCGATGGCGTGGCCTCCGGCACGGTCAGTCCCTATGTGCTTCAGTCTCGCATCCATGCCGTGACGATCGGGGCGTCGGGAGCCGTTTTCGGCGTACTGCTGGCCTTCGGCATGATGCATCCCAACTCGATGATCATGCTGCTGATTCCGCCCATTCCGATCAAGGCGAAGTATTTCGTGATCGGCTACGGCTTGCTCGAGCTGTATCTCGGCATGTCGGGCAGCCAAAGCGGCGTGGCCCATTTCGCTCATGTCGGCGGAATGCTTTGGGGATGGCTGTTGCTTCGTTATTGGAAGAAAACAGGTAAGATTTACTATTGACGCGACCGGAAGAAGGCGGAGCGCGCCGACGCATCGCTGCCTGTCCGGCTGCCGGAAGCAGGATGCCGGGCGGAAGCCTCCGGCGAACGAGCGGTCATACGAGAGCCATGAGAGTACGCGATAAGGAGAAAAAGAGTGCGGGCATTCTGCTTGCGACGGCGGATGCGGTCGTCCTCGTGCTGTCGTTTCTGGTCGCGGCGGCGTTGATGCTTTCCTATCTGGCGCCTCACGTCGATCCTCGCCGGGCCGCGTGGTTCGCCTTTCTGGGCTTGGCGGCTCCGTTTCTTTATGTGGCCGACGTCGTGTTGGCGCTTTACTGGACGATGCGCTGGAGACCGGTCGCCCTGTTGCTGCTGTTTGCCGCGTTGCTCGGTCTGGGACATGTCTCCAAATTTTTCCGTCCCGAGCTGAGCCGGCGCTACGAGCAGCCTCGCGAGACCGGAACGCTGCGCGTGCTGAGCTATAATGTGGAAGGGTTTTTCGGCAAGGATTCGCTCGGCAAACGCGAAAATCAGATGCAGCGGATCGTCCGCTTCATCGCCGAGACCGATCCCGATATCTTCTGCCTGCAGGAGTTCGAGTACAATCGGGTCAATACGCTGGACAGCCTCGAGTCGGCGCTCGGGGAGTGGAAGTACCGGGCGCTTTTTCTCGACAGCACGGCCGACCGTCGGCACGGGAGAGGACTGGCCCTGTTCAGCAAGTACCGCGTGATTCCGCGGGGGGGCATCCGCTATCCGGGCTCGACCAATTCCTCGATGTGGGCCGACGTGATCGTTCACCGCGATACGGTGCGGGTTTACAATAACCATATGCAAAGCACGCAGATCAGCGAGGACGACAAGCAGTTCCTCGGGGCCATGGCGGCCGTTCCCGACTCGGCGCGCGACGACCGGGCCAAGGGAATCGTGCGCAAGCTGGTACGCAATTTCAGGGTCCGGGCGACGCAGGCCGATTCGGTGGCCGGCTTCATTCACGACGGCACGCCGAGGGTGATCGTCTGCGGCGATTTCAACGATACGCCGATGTCTTACACCTATCGCCGCTTGCGAGGCGATCTGACGGACGCATTTGCCCGCAAGGGCCGCGGAATGATTTACACTTACCGGGGATTTTTGGGCGTTTTCCGGATCGACTACCTGTTCCATTCCGACGATTTCGAAACGGTCGACTATGACAGCGAGCAGCCTCTGTGGAGCGACCACAATCCGGTGATCGTCGATCTGAAGCTGTGCCGGTAACCGTTTCTGCCTGTCTCGGGAAGTCCCGGGTTCATAAAAACGAAGAAAGTCATGATTCTCGACACCGTTTCCCGCTTGAGCCGCTATGCCGCCTTGAATCCGCTTTTTCTGCTCGTAGCCGAGTACCTGCGGCGCAGCGACCTGAACCTGATGGCCGACGGCCGCTACGAAATTTCCGGCGAGGATGCTTTCCTGACGCTGACCCGCTCGTCGTTGCGCCTTGCGACAGAGGCTCCTTTGGAGGCCCATCGCCTTTATGCGGACATACAGATCGTGCTTTCCGGCGAGGAAGGCTACGGCTGGAGAAGCGTCGCTTCGTGCACGGCGCCGAGGGGAACCTATTGCGCCGAGCGCGACATCCTGTTCTATGACGACCGTCCCGATACTTTCCTGACGCTTCGGCCCGGCGGGATGGCCGTTTTCTTCCCGTCGGATGCCCATGCTCCGCTGATCGGCAGCGGGGAGGTCCGCAAGTGCATCGTTAAGGTCCGCTGTTGACGGGTATTGTCTGCCAAAGCCTTGCGGAAGACGGGGCGCGGCAGGTTGCCGACGGGTACGTATGCCGGCTGTCGCTCTTTTCGCCGGATTTCGTCGATCGGCGGATAGACCGTGTCATGGCTGCGACCGGAACGGCTACCGGGTTTCACTGTCGAGGCGGGGTTACAACGAATTGCGCGGTTGCGTGAAAAGGTCACTATCCGCCGTTTCCCGATCCCCTTGTTCTTTCCGATTTAGGCTTGTTTCGGCAAGCGAACTGCGACGACAAGGGGCAGACATAGTCCGGGCAGCCTCCCGGTTTCCGGCCCGGCGGGTTCCCGTGCAGGACCGGGAAAAGGGCCGGAAGCCGTCGCATGGAATCATCGGCCCCACCGGGTCGAATAGTCTCTCAGCTCTTTTTGCAGCAGCCTGTGTTTGCCTCCGGTCATTCGATCGAGCAAGGCATGGAAGGCGGGGCCGTGATTTCGGTGCAGCGTATGGCACAGCTCGTGGATCAGGATATAGTCGATCAGCCGGTCGGGCAGTTTCATCAGATGGAGGCTCAGCGAGAGGTCGTTTCTCGACGAGCAGCTGCCCCAGCGCGTGCGGCTGTTGCGGACGGTCACTTTTCCGCAGCGGAATCCCAGTTCGCGGCACAGCTCGGCCACGCGTCCGGGCAGGTATTGCTGTGCCTCGATTCTCCACGCCTGCTCGATTCCCCGCCTGATCGCCTCCTGCACCGGCTCGTCGGCATAGTTCATATCGGCCGGGTAGCGTACCCGGATCAGTTCGCCGTCGATCCGTGCCGTTGCGGCGATGCAGGCGCACGGCTCCAGCCTCAGCGTATGCTTGCGGGTGGAGTAGGGCATTCCGATCGTTTCGTGCGGCAGCCGCGCGGCAAGCCGGGCGCGCGTGCG from Alistipes ihumii AP11 carries:
- a CDS encoding M48 family metallopeptidase — its product is MSEYAHPSLGTVRIVRSERARRLTLSVRASGEIRLTIPRGMNEREALRFLDEKQAWAERTRARLAARLPHETIGMPYSTRKHTLRLEPCACIAATARIDGELIRVRYPADMNYADEPVQEAIRRGIEQAWRIEAQQYLPGRVAELCRELGFRCGKVTVRNSRTRWGSCSSRNDLSLSLHLMKLPDRLIDYILIHELCHTLHRNHGPAFHALLDRMTGGKHRLLQKELRDYSTRWGR
- a CDS encoding YhcH/YjgK/YiaL family protein, translated to MILDTVSRLSRYAALNPLFLLVAEYLRRSDLNLMADGRYEISGEDAFLTLTRSSLRLATEAPLEAHRLYADIQIVLSGEEGYGWRSVASCTAPRGTYCAERDILFYDDRPDTFLTLRPGGMAVFFPSDAHAPLIGSGEVRKCIVKVRC
- a CDS encoding endonuclease/exonuclease/phosphatase family protein → MRVRDKEKKSAGILLATADAVVLVLSFLVAAALMLSYLAPHVDPRRAAWFAFLGLAAPFLYVADVVLALYWTMRWRPVALLLLFAALLGLGHVSKFFRPELSRRYEQPRETGTLRVLSYNVEGFFGKDSLGKRENQMQRIVRFIAETDPDIFCLQEFEYNRVNTLDSLESALGEWKYRALFLDSTADRRHGRGLALFSKYRVIPRGGIRYPGSTNSSMWADVIVHRDTVRVYNNHMQSTQISEDDKQFLGAMAAVPDSARDDRAKGIVRKLVRNFRVRATQADSVAGFIHDGTPRVIVCGDFNDTPMSYTYRRLRGDLTDAFARKGRGMIYTYRGFLGVFRIDYLFHSDDFETVDYDSEQPLWSDHNPVIVDLKLCR
- a CDS encoding rhomboid family intramembrane serine protease, producing the protein MRFQAAYSTPPVVKNLIILNALFFLAEMVLPAGAGDWMIRHLGLFYWGSGNFQPLQLVTHMFMHASLTHLFFNMFALWMFGRTLEYELGSKRFLLYYMVTGVGAGLLQLGVTWIEVSSLADGVASGTVSPYVLQSRIHAVTIGASGAVFGVLLAFGMMHPNSMIMLLIPPIPIKAKYFVIGYGLLELYLGMSGSQSGVAHFAHVGGMLWGWLLLRYWKKTGKIYY